From the Brevibacillus choshinensis genome, one window contains:
- a CDS encoding amidohydrolase codes for MIKGCSILTMVHGDKPFVGDLLIEGGRITNIATSIDQQVDTVIDGKDMVAMPGLINAHNHASMSLLRAFSDDLKLMDWLDKKMLPAEARMTKEDIYWGTMLGAAEMIASGTTAFADMYVQMDAVAQAVVDSGMRAALTRGLVFLEDDGGRRMIEALDLIDNWTGAGNGRITTMLGPHAPYTCPPQPLTEVIELARSRRIPLHIHLAETLEEVEKIRTRYHQTPTEYLHELGIFSDTHVLLAHAVHLTTDDVRLLRGMRGGVSHNPVSNLKLGCGITPVRKMLSQGVTVGLGTDGAGSATTLDMFAEVKAATWLQKLDSGDPTVLPAEQALRMATIESAKLLGIDAEVGTLEVGKRADLILIDLNKPHLWPVHDLYSLIAYSATGADVDTTIVNGQILMRKRQLLSMSWEEVRREALHRSARLVEGL; via the coding sequence ATGATCAAAGGATGCTCCATCCTGACCATGGTGCATGGAGACAAACCGTTTGTCGGTGATTTGCTGATTGAAGGAGGTCGGATCACGAACATCGCAACATCGATTGATCAGCAGGTCGACACCGTGATTGATGGAAAAGATATGGTGGCTATGCCTGGACTGATTAACGCGCACAATCACGCCAGCATGTCACTCCTACGCGCCTTTTCAGATGACCTCAAGCTGATGGACTGGTTGGACAAAAAGATGCTGCCTGCCGAAGCGCGAATGACCAAGGAAGACATTTACTGGGGAACCATGCTCGGGGCTGCAGAGATGATCGCCTCTGGCACCACTGCCTTTGCGGATATGTACGTTCAGATGGATGCGGTCGCTCAGGCAGTCGTGGACAGTGGGATGCGCGCTGCTCTGACCCGCGGACTCGTCTTCCTGGAGGACGATGGCGGACGACGGATGATCGAAGCATTGGACTTGATCGACAACTGGACTGGTGCCGGAAATGGACGCATTACCACCATGCTCGGTCCACACGCTCCTTATACGTGCCCTCCGCAACCATTGACAGAGGTAATCGAACTAGCACGGAGCCGACGCATTCCGCTGCACATCCATCTGGCCGAGACCCTGGAGGAGGTAGAAAAAATTCGCACACGCTACCATCAGACCCCTACGGAATATTTGCACGAGCTAGGTATTTTCTCCGACACTCACGTCCTGCTAGCCCATGCTGTCCATCTGACAACGGATGACGTGCGCCTGTTGCGCGGAATGCGAGGCGGTGTCTCGCACAATCCTGTCAGTAATCTCAAGCTCGGCTGTGGGATTACTCCTGTGCGGAAAATGCTTTCTCAGGGCGTCACGGTCGGCTTGGGGACAGATGGAGCAGGTAGCGCGACGACCCTGGATATGTTTGCGGAAGTGAAGGCAGCAACGTGGCTGCAAAAGCTGGATTCAGGCGATCCTACTGTACTACCAGCAGAACAGGCACTGCGTATGGCGACGATCGAGAGCGCCAAACTGCTCGGTATCGATGCGGAGGTAGGAACCCTTGAAGTAGGCAAACGAGCTGATCTCATTTTGATCGATCTGAACAAACCGCATCTTTGGCCAGTCCACGACCTCTATTCCTTGATCGCCTATAGCGCCACCGGAGCGGACGTCGATACGACAATCGTAAACGGCCAAATACTGATGCGAAAACGCCAGCTACTGAGCATGTCCTGGGAAGAGGTCAGAAGGGAAGCCTTACACCGTTCAGCTCGGCTAGTTGAAGGTTTGTAA
- a CDS encoding MurR/RpiR family transcriptional regulator, whose protein sequence is MLNGGLVSLQAILDELKPSERKVAQFILKQPEDVVKLSVQKLAELSGVSEATIIRLARSLNMKGYQELKLRIAGDLNKHTAGVGSYQEIMMEGTVESIMQAVSWNNVQSIQDTLSVLSSEEVKRAADALSRARKIDVYGVGASAVIADDIKQKLSRINLWCEAYSDFHAQLTSAVNLTEQDVAFGISYSGQTEDIIQSLTEAKQQGATIISLTKFGSSPVADLASIRLFTSSVEKSVRSGAMASRIAQLNVIDILFIAMVSRTQEEVIPLLEKTRLAVSRTKRSSN, encoded by the coding sequence ATGCTAAATGGAGGTCTAGTCAGTCTACAAGCGATATTGGACGAGTTGAAGCCATCCGAACGCAAGGTGGCTCAGTTCATTTTGAAACAACCAGAAGATGTGGTGAAGCTATCCGTACAAAAGTTGGCGGAATTGAGCGGAGTGTCCGAAGCGACGATCATTCGCCTTGCCCGTTCGTTAAATATGAAAGGCTATCAAGAGTTAAAGCTGCGCATTGCCGGAGATCTGAATAAGCATACCGCCGGAGTGGGCAGCTATCAGGAAATCATGATGGAAGGGACCGTAGAGTCTATCATGCAGGCTGTGAGCTGGAATAATGTTCAGTCGATTCAGGATACGCTCTCTGTTTTGTCGAGTGAGGAAGTAAAGCGTGCGGCCGATGCCCTGTCCCGCGCACGCAAGATCGACGTGTACGGCGTGGGTGCATCTGCAGTGATCGCTGATGATATCAAGCAAAAGCTATCCCGTATCAACCTGTGGTGCGAAGCCTATTCCGATTTTCATGCCCAGCTCACCTCTGCAGTCAATTTGACGGAACAGGATGTCGCTTTCGGAATCTCGTATTCGGGGCAGACGGAGGACATCATTCAGTCGTTGACGGAAGCGAAGCAGCAGGGGGCAACGATCATAAGCCTGACGAAGTTCGGCTCGTCACCGGTAGCGGATTTGGCGAGTATCCGCCTGTTTACCAGCTCCGTAGAAAAAAGCGTTCGCAGCGGCGCGATGGCGTCTCGCATCGCCCAATTGAATGTGATTGATATTTTATTTATCGCCATGGTCAGTCGAACGCAGGAAGAAGTGATCCCCCTGCTAGAGAAAACGAGGTTGGCAGTCAGCCGGACAAAACGCTCATCCAATTGA